The Benincasa hispida cultivar B227 chromosome 11, ASM972705v1, whole genome shotgun sequence genome has a segment encoding these proteins:
- the LOC120090403 gene encoding transcription factor bHLH143-like → MVGTDNSRLDFEHFAWQLHNHNSMNASVEIKQQENFQTNINHGNCIFSTCVGGMQGFAIPPLPSLEVEQLNVVQGSHQCLSPDFLNSLGTFMPCQKKKESVHFAHAGPSGMPVSKSNNGSYPKGFLIFDQSGNQKRLMYAPMCPPVYIPSTVAETKRCGWLEEKEAAGDIHSIKYFPNTLASENYVADGESSEMHENTEEIDALLYSDYDGTGCSSDDEVTSTGHSPEMIDEHCEKEEQCQETTTEVASSDGPRKRQRVLDGGYIKSLPVAMVSCARVESQNFADDAESSCAMVLKEESGTYVDFCNSSCKKDRIKETLRVLENLVPGAKGKDPLLVIDEAIDYLKSLKHEANALGVSCY, encoded by the coding sequence ATGGTTGGGACTGATAACTCACGACTTGATTTTGAGCATTTTGCTTGGCAACTGCACAATCATAATTCCATGAATGCATCAGTAGAGATCAAGCAGCAGGAAAACTTCCAAACGAATATCAACCATGGAAATTGCATATTTTCCACATGTGTGGGTGGAATGCAAGGGTTTGCAATTCCACCATTACCCAGTCTTGAAGTGGAACAGCTAAATGTTGTTCAGGGATCACATCAATGCTTATCCCCTGATTTCCTGAACTCACTTGGTACTTTCATGCCTTGTCAGAAAAAAAAGGAATCTGTGCATTTTGCTCATGCTGGACCTAGTGGGATGCCTGTGTCAAAATCAAATAATGGGTCCTATCCGAAAGGTTTTCTTATCTTTGATCAATCTGGAAACCAGAAGAGATTGATGTATGCTCCTATGTGTCCTCCTGTCTATATTCCCTCAACTGTTGCTGAAACCAAGCGTTGTGGTTGGCTTGAAGAAAAAGAGGCAGCTGGAGACATTCATTCGATCAAGTATTTTCCAAATACTCTGGCCAGTGAGAATTATGTAGCTGATGGAGAGAGTAGTGAAATGCATGAAAACACAGAAGAAATAGATGCATTACTTTACTCAGACTACGATGGCACTGGTTGTAGTAGTGATGATGAAGTGACTAGCACAGGACATTCTCCAGAGATGATCGATGAGCATTGTGAGAAGGAAGAACAATGTCAAGAAACTACTACAGAAGTTGCTAGTTCTGATGGCCCAAGAAAAAGACAGAGAGTTCTTGATGGGGGCTACATAAAATCACTGCCAGTTGCTATGGTTTCTTGTGCAAGAGTTGAATCACAGAACTTTGCCGATGATGCGGAATCAAGCTGTGCCATGGTCCTTAAGGAAGAGTCTGGAACATATGTTGATTTTTGCAATTCTTCTTGCAAAAAAGACAGGATCAAGGAGACGTTGAGAGTACTTGAGAATTTAGTTCCTGGTGCAAAGGGCAAGGACCCATTGTTGGTTATTGATGAAGCTATCGATTACTTGAAGTCCTTAAAACATGAAGCTAACGCTCTAGGTGTGAGCTGCTATTAG